In the genome of Camarhynchus parvulus chromosome 23, STF_HiC, whole genome shotgun sequence, the window CCCAGGGGAGAAAAACACAAGTGACCACACACAGAACATCACCAGCAGCCATTGCCCATggtctttattaattttttttccagaaaagaaaaaaaaaccccacattttacATAGTTggtacaaaaacaaaaataaaacgAGCAGAAGGGGGGgaaacctgcagcagcaggagctgaggatgtCACTGCAGGGACCACGGCAGGAAATGTCTTTGGGAAGTGTGAGTAACTGCTCAGGGTCACCCTGagccccacacacacacacaaagccccccacatcccctcccctcccgccCCGTAAAACTTCACGGGTTTGACACGAACGCTTTGGTTGCTAGCAGTAAACATGGATTACATTCTTCCGTCTCCTCATGGACATTTTTGGGACTCGAGGCTTTCGCCCCAGGGCAGACACCCCCCCTTCGTGAGGGACgtctttgttttatttctcacatTCTCTACATTTATTTCTCACATTTTCTACATTCAAACACTCCCGTGTCACGGCAGGACCCTGAGCGTGCCCCGtgctcccctgtcccctcatgCATAGTGCCCGTGGGCAGGGTGGGCCATGATGCAGCAATTGAGTTAATTATTGTCAGCAGAAGGGAAGAGCCACAATGGCCAACACGAGGAGATGCGAATCaatcccatctcctccagcGTGGCTTCCCAGCACAGataaaaatccctgttttctCAGATCCCAGCACCCCGGGGGGAAAGCTGAGTGATTCCCTATTTGCtttgcccagggcagggatggttACAGAGCTCCcacctggcagctctgtgtgggagAGCACATCCATCTCCCTGCTCCATAACCTAGTACATGCTTTGGatattttattggttttttcctttttttttttttttttttttccctcttattttTGTAAACAATAACCAAGGAGAATACTGAGAAGAAGTGGAAAGATTTACAGAGATATTTACACACACGAGACATCTGACAGAGAAATCACCAAACCATTAAAGTGGGAGCAGGGGGGGAAGGTCCTACAGAATCCTTGAGGACAGACAGGGGTGAGGGGGGCAGATACAGGGATTGAGGGGCAGATACAGGGATTGGGGGCAGACTGAAATTGGGGGCAGATATAGAGATTTAGGGGGGTAGATACAGGGATGGGGGGCAGGTACAGGAACTGGGGACAGATACAGGGATTGAGGGGGGCAGACACAGGATTTGGGGGCAGACACAGGGATTGAGGGGGGCAGCAGTTTCCCTGGCACAGCCGAGGTGCTGGGGGGAGGCCCAGAGCCACCCCCCAAGGCTCTATTGCATTTACCCCGTCAGACTAAAGCTGTTTTCCTGAAGCAGTTTTGTACAGATCCCGTTGCTagtcaaaaaacaaaaagcccttCCCCCCTCTCCCAAGAAGAGACCACCACCTCACCCTAAACtactggagcagggcagggagcagctggggctgctctccatccccctCAATGCCCACGTGCTGGGGgtctctgggcagcctcagcgagtccccccagagcccccatccctggggatggagtGGGTGCTCCTGGCtgatccagccctgccccacaacTAAACCTACTGCTActaaaaaccagcagaaaacgtgcccagagctggacacccTCCCTGGGAAGGCTCCAGCCAcgccctgggctgcagaggagtgTTCATAGCCCAGAACCTGGGATCCGGAGATTCTCCCAGCCATGGTGAGTCAGCATTTGAGGGAAGccaggagggagaaaaggatggagcagctgcaccttccccatcccaggaggccatggagagccagccctgagctcgagggggaggaagggcagggactgagcgtaaccctgtccccagcactccctgGTCACTGTCTGCTCTTCCTCTGTCCCCCTGcatggggctgggacccccatCCTGAccccccagcctgctgggagcCTGTGTGACACCCCAGCCCATGGGCAGCAGGACTCACTGGAGTGCTCCCATCAGCTGGAGAGTCAACAGGAGAGAGGAACAGAGCACAGGCCTCAAAAGCCACCAGGCTGGGAGAAATTCAGGAgttgggagctgccaggggctctAGCACCTGttctctgcccatggcactgcctGGCTTCTCCATCCCCACACACAGATCCACAGACCCAAATGCCTCCATCAGTGcatggggaagggaaagagaccACTACAAtacagttaaaaagaaaacaaatcccaaacataccaaaaaacacatttgaaaagCTCAACAACACGTCAGCCCACCTAGCAAACATCCAGTGAGGTAGATCTACACTTCCAATACAAACTTCATCATTCCTTTGTGCTGTTAGAAAAAACCCTCCTCTCTGTCCAGCACTGGGCTACAGAGGCATTTTATCCCTGAGATTGCTCGAATACCTGAGAATAAATTGCAGGAATTAtgtcctttctctccttttttttttctttttttttcccttttcttttcttaaagattaaaatatacaaaaatacaaaacccagaatatttatattaaaaaaaaaagaccaacaaacccaaaaacaaagACGAcgacaaacaaacccaaagatACGTCATTCACGCACGTCCTAGTGCAGCTTTCACTTGGCCTTGGCTTGGGCACGGCCGGGGGGCTCCCGGGACAGGGGGGGTCCACAGGGGCCAATAAATACAGGCAAGACTTGAGGGGggccctggggagaggggacagcaggacagcagccactaacccgggacagggacagccactAACCcgggacagccctgtcccctgtccctggggaggctCAGCCCCGGGGGCAGCGGGGTCTGCAGCGTGGGGTGGGCAGGAGAAGcacaggggtgtccccagcacgggggtgtccccagctccaCAATCCAGAGGCTGGGAGAAGCCCGAGAGGGGAAGAGCTGGCTGCACAAAGCACCTCGtgctctctgggctggcacTTGAGGAGGATTAGGGGAAATaaagtgtttttcctttggcttgCTGGGGGTGGTGTTACTCCAGCCCTGAGAGAGGATCCATTTCCTCCCAGACTGAGCCCaaatccaggctctgctctgtcagCAATGGAACAACCGTGGAAAAACCACAAATCCTCACACCTCCCTGGAAGTGAGAGCCCcgaggagcagagggagcagtggGACCGGCCCACAGGTGTCTCCCTGGTGCTGCACGGGCAGCCTTTCCctcacctgccctggggcagggacaggggcagagCGGGTCCCCCAGCTCACCGTGGGTGTGCAGAGCCTCTGTGCAGCTCGGGAGAACAAGGAGCCgtcagctcctccctggggtgctccccctctgctcctcctcccctgaCACGGCTTAACTTAGGAAAAGAATAAAGATTAATCAAGGATGTTTGGGAGTTTTAGCGTGTTGGGTGCTGCCTTCCCCTGTTCTGGAACACGCCATCCTGATGCTAACAGGGCTTCTCCCAGCCCGGCCGTGGGGGAAAggtctgtgcagggacaccaggtccctgctgccaggactGCCACCtgcctcccctgtcccctgccgTGCCCCTTGCCTTGCCAAAGCCTTCTCACCCCGGTGGAAGCCCCCTGTGGCTGCCCCGCATCACTCCCGGCTCTCGGGGAGCAGCGCCGGGCTGTGCATGTCCTCCTCCTCTCGGAAGTAGGCGGGCTTGCCCTGCGAGCTGGGCGACTGCTGTGCTTTGGCGGGGCAGTTGGCCACCATGTGGCTGATGCTCTGGCAGAAGTGGCACTTCTTGGGCTGTGGAGGCAGCTTGCACTCCTTGGCGTGGTGGTCCAGCCCGCCGCAATTGTAGCACCTGGGTGAGGGGAGGAGAAGCAGAATGAGGTGGGAGGATGCTGGGACAGTGCCCGGGACCCAGCTGGCTCCTTAGCCAGAGCTGGGCTCGGTTTTTGGGGCACGTGGTGGCCCCAGGCtggtccctgcagagccccagctccagcacggccagctggggctcagtggtgctgctggtACCCAGGAGATGGCAGCAAACCACTGCACTGAAGCCACACACAAATCGGGATGGGGGTTCCACCCCTCTGGGGCCATCAGTGTCCTGGCTCCTGTGTCTCAGACCCCACTCCCACGTTACCCTGCCCTAGGAACAGGCAAAGGAATGGCTGACATCCCCAGCTGTCATCGTGTGGGGACAGTGCCAAGGGTGGCACCTCCCATGTCCTGTCCCATGGGTGCCACCCtcacaccagagcagagggagctgcccTGTGTCCATTTCCAATCCTGCATCCATGCAGGACGGCCACaacccttttctctttccttttccttcacaatTCCTTtctgattaatttaaaaacccGTTTATGAGAACAGCTGAGTGGGGTGGACAGCATCCACTGGGAAAACTGGGACAAGGAACCCCAGGCAGCCGGGATGGAGAGGATGGGAGAGGGGGGATGAAGGCCTGGCCAGAAACTTGCCCGCAGCTCCCATCCCGCCGTGCTCTGGCTGTTTCCTCCCCACAAGGAAGGGCTTCTCCTGGACAAactgcccatcccagcagggctccggggctgcccggggtgTCCCTGacctctgcccctccctgctgctcccctgccccttccccaccgCGCTGCATCTGCCGCTCATTAGGCACCGCAGGAAGCGGCTGTCCCAGCCCCGAGGTCACCGCCCGTCCCCCGGCCCCGTGCCCATCCCGGGGTcgccccggcagccccggccccgtGCCCGCCGGGCTCGGCCAAGCCCGGCCCAGCCCTCACCGGTCTCCTTTGGATCTGCGCTTCTGGAGGCTCTTCCCCTTGGGCCTCCTCTCGCTGCCGACGCAGAAGACGCCCCCGGGGCCGGTCACCCGGATGGACTCCAGGCCTTTGGATGATTTCTTGAAGGTGAACTCGACAGCTTCGCCCTCCTTCAGGCTGCGGAAGCCCTCCATGTGGAGCTtgctctggggagggggcacagggagagatgggggtcagcacagggctgggggttcTCCAGGCACAGCACAAAGCCCTCCTGCACCACGAGAGCTGCAAATGTccccctctgcctgtcccttgGCTCTGCTTTTATTTGAATACAAAAGAATCTTGAGGCTTTGCCCAGTGGTACGAGTGGCAGGCCCTGTGGCAAggccaggaggctgcaggctggcactgttcccccagcacagctcagctcgGCTCAAGCCCTTTAACTGCCTGCAATAATTAATTAAGCAGCCATTTGGCACAGGATTATCACTGCTGGGAGCTTCTCCCATTCCTTCCAGGAACACCACATCGGTTATCACCACACAATCGAAGCAGGGGAGCCAAGAACAAACCAGGCTGGGAACTGGGGGGGTTGTGAGGTGACAGGAGAACCCCACTCCACTTTGAGGGGCTCTGTCCATTTCAGCAGAACAAATTCctaaggagcagagctgggtgaggCAGGGGGGAattctgtcccctccctgtgccctaagcatccctgctgctgtgcccgggcgcagcagctccagctcggCATCCGCAGAGCcacaaggagcaggagcagcgaATTCAGGGGATTTGCTGAATTcagagggaggagcagctcctgctcctgccctggggattCCCAACGCCTGCGCGGCTGCAGCACCACCCTGCATTTATGAATGGAGCATGTCCCATTCATGGCCGGAGAGCTCCCGTCACGTGTGCGCTCTCCCGTTCTCCCCGCACCGCGGCTCCGTGAGCGCTGCGCGGGACGGGCAGGCACcgcctgctcccagccctgctctggatCCCACCCGGAGTCACGGGGAAACAGCCCACGGAAAAACAGACAGGGGAGAAATGGAGATGTTGGGTTCTAGGAGGGAATTTTCTTGGCAGGGTCTTGCGGGATGTGCCTGTGTACGAGAGAAATGGGAGCGCAGCAGAGCTCGAGGAGCAACCCTTGAGACccctttttctgctgcttttcccctccctttctgTGCCTGGgggcccagcccagggtgggacAGACCCCATGTTCTGGGCCAAGTCACCCCCAGGCCCTGGATCCCCttggctgctgggatgggacCCAGGGTGGCCACAGGGACCCTCCTTTGCTCTCTgacctgctcctgctgcctcaaGGGAGAGCCAAACCTGAGCTCTGGGGTCCCAAATGACAACAAGGACATGACAGAGTGTCAcagccccctgtgcccacctgggcagtgccagcaccacctgggcagtgccagcaccaccAGCCCTTGGCAAACCCCCCAAACAGTGATCAAAcactgctccccagcactgacccagcTGCCCCGTGCAGGAGCTCTGGGCCCAAGGcaccagcacatcccagagAGTCCTCAGCACATCCGAGGGGTGCCCCAGCACGCCCCAGAGGGGCTGATCATCCCTCCCTGGCACgggaggcagccctgggagcgGGGGCCGAGCCCAACCACCTCCCGTGGCTCCTCTCAGGGCGTTTACAGCCCCAGCTGGCCCAGCTGTGTTTACACTGCCGGGATGAAAACTCCCAGAGCTTCGGGCTGAAGCTGAGCCGTGCCAGGGGGTCCCCAGCgccccccagctcagccccacctTGGGCACCCCCGCCCCACACACCCTCAGCCCCAccgggaggaagaggagggatgAGGCAGAAGCTGCCACAACACGACGGGGAAGCGATTTATTTTCCAGGAGCGGGTGAGGATGAcaagcacccccagccccctccgCCAAAAGGCCAAAGGAAACGCcctctccccagggaaggggggaCAGAGGCTGGGGCGTCCCagctctccccctcctccccttcaGCCTTTTGATGTGCGCTGCAGAGTGGCCGGTGGTCCCTGCGCATCCCCCCTGCCCCCTtcccaaaacacacacattgCTGGCATTCCTCTGTTATCAGATAGGTAATCAAACTGCAGCCCATTGAATTAGCTGCATACCTCCTGCATCTGAAAGGAAGGGGCCCAGAGCCCCTGTCCCACACCACACACAAAGCCGGAGCCTTCCCAGGCCTCCGCACACCCacacccccccccaaaaaataaagagaggaaGGGGGGGATTGGAGCGAGCCGGGGatgctggggatgggggagcgCAGGGGagggccggggccgggagccACCGGCCAGGAGAACAAagggccggcggcggccgcgctcccGCGGCCCAAATTCCAGGAGTTCCAGGCCCCGGCGGGGGGAGGAAGGGTGGCCGGCATGGCCGCGGGCCCTCTGACCCCCTCCGGCCCCTGCGCTCGCAGCGCCGTGCCCAGCTCGGCTTCGGGCTCCGGGTCCGGGCTCTGCGTCCCCCGGGGAGCTCCGGGCTCAGTCCCAGGGTTGGCTGTGctttggggctgtggggtggcccCGGGCTCGGGgtcacagagctctgccatgCCAGAGGAAGCGCAGCCCAGCGCCAGGATCTCCTTGTGGCCATCGGGCCCAGAGCTAccgggggggacaggggacagaggcagAGCGGGCACAGCTCCACCAGCGCCCCCCGGGCACCTCAGCGGGCACCTCTgcccttctccccctcccttccctccctccgcGGTTATTTCGGGCGGACAAAGCCGCAGCACGTGAGCGCCCGAGCGCTCCCACCCCCCCGCACACGGGTGCCTTcatccctcctcttcctcccacccAGCAAACCCCTCCTCACAGCTCCCACACTCGGACCCCTTTCCGTCCCCAAGGGATGGCACCGAGGGGCGCCCCAAACCGCAGCGCTGCCCCCCGAGCTGCGGGCCCCGGCTCTCCCCCACCAACCCCGCCGGGCTCCCGAGGGGCTCGGCCGGCCCCGGGGTCACCATTGTCCCCGCGGCCTCCCCAGCGCGACACAAGGGGACGTTTATTCCCGGCCAGCCCCGGCCACTCAATCAAACCATCTTTGTGTCCAGCGGGGCCCGGGGCGGAGCAGCCGCTGCACCTcggctctgcagagccctttAAACTCAGATAAAACCAGCCgggctgggatgctggggtGAGCCCGGCTGCGGCAacactgctggcagtgcccagctgtgccagggctacctctgagccctgcccagagcatctggggcagcccagccccgctgcaGGCAGGgcccgtgcctcagtttcccccagtCTGCAGAGGAGGGTGAGGACAAGCAGCCCAGGGACTGCTGAGCCCCCGGGTGGGCCATGCCCCCGTCCCTGGGGTGCCCTGCCCACGGTGACCTGTGGCTCAGCTGGCACCCACTGCAGTGCCCCCAGGCACCGTGCAGccctctgtccccagagccacagcGTCCCGGTCCCCAGTCCCTCCTTCTGCCGGCTCCAGGGCACCAGCCACGCCCAG includes:
- the LIN28A gene encoding protein lin-28 homolog A gives rise to the protein MGSVSNQQFAGAKPGEEPAGDSPKAENESQPLHGSGICKWFNVRMGFGFLSMTAKGGATLDSPVDVFVHQSKLHMEGFRSLKEGEAVEFTFKKSSKGLESIRVTGPGGVFCVGSERRPKGKSLQKRRSKGDRCYNCGGLDHHAKECKLPPQPKKCHFCQSISHMVANCPAKAQQSPSSQGKPAYFREEEDMHSPALLPESRE